The Gammaproteobacteria bacterium genomic interval AGTAAAATCCGCGTACCCGCCGCTGCCGTGCTCACGCACCCAGACAGTAATTTCAGGATTCTGATCCCGATCCAGATCCGTTACCCACGCCGCCCGAAGTTGCCCAGAAATTTCACGGGTTTCATTCAGAATACCCTCGTGTCCACGCTTCACCTCTAAGTTAACGCCGTTGATGACGTAGGGCCCCTCCGCCCCAAGCTCTTTCTCAGATACCGTAATGTCCAAACCTTCAACGTAGAAAGACCGGGGGAAATCCTGCCATGCGTTCTGCGCCAATCCAGTAGTATCGGCGTGAGCACAACAAACCATTGACGCCACCAGAAATACTTTTCTTAAAATCTCCCATCGCTTAATCGCCCCCAACTACGATACGCCAGCGAACTACACGGGCTGCCCCCTTGAACGCCGGCGCCCCAGCCTCCAGAAGATAAACCACACCGGCAGCCCTGCCAGCACGCCCGCGGAAAACGTAACCATTGCCGTTCTCTGCTCGTTTCTGAACAGGCGCTTTTTCAGCTTGGCGATCAACCCTTCGTCCGACTCGCCCACCAGATAGCGCGTAATAGTTTCCGCCTCGACTTCGGTCACGCCCAGATTGGGCATGGCGGAAGGGCCGTCGAAACGGGGTTCCATGATCTGGTATTTGATCTACACGCGCACCCTATCGCGCCCGCTCGCGGCGGCGACTTCGTCTCGGGCCTCCACATACTGGTTGTAGGGCGCTTCATCCCGCAAGTCCAGCTCATCGAGATAGGCCAGGAACTCGGGCGAACTGATCTGCTTTTCGATGCGCGCCATCATGCCGTCGTCGCCCAGCATTGGCCCCTTGCTGCCGCCGCGCTCGTACACGTCTTGCAGTTTGTGGCAACCGAAACAGCCCTTGCGGTGCATGAGCCGCATGACGCTCTCGCCGTCGGCGGATACGACCTCGGAGGCATCCATATTCTGCAAATTCAGAGGGTGCGCGTTTTGCGGTTCGTAGCTCACCTTCATCATCGCGCCGCCGCTGCCTTCAAGCGGCATCAACGGCGCGAAATACAGCGCATCCGGACCGAACGCCAGCGCGGCGATCCAATTGGTTTTTTCGGTGGAACGAAGCAGGTAGTCCGGCGTGCCCAGCATCGCGTGCTGGTCGACGCTGTACGGTATGCGCATGATGCCCGGGACTTCTAGCTGGACAACGCAACGTAGAACTGATCTTCCAGCGCCGCGGGAAAGGCCGGCTCGGGACGCTGGTAATAATCGATCTGGCCGGGGCCTACACTCTCCAGGAACACGTAATCGGCGTTGGCCGCGATGCTCATGTCGCTGCCGTCCCAGAGATAATTCCTGCCGGGATCGAGCTCGAAAAAACGATCCGAATGCACGCCGTTTTCCGCGACCAGAGCCCTGCCATCCACTATTTCCAGCCCGAAGGGATTGCGCAAACCATAGGCCAGCACGTAGTGGGCCGCGTGAGCGATAGCGTCGTTCTCGTAGAAGGGATTGCCGGGCGCCGGCTGGCCGTCCAGAGTCATGCGCAGCATCTTGCCGCGGAAAGTGTCCATGCGCTGGCTGCTCGTGGGCTCGTTGAAGCCATCACCCACACCGACATACAACATATCGTTGCTGATCTGGCATTGGCCGATCTGATGCGAAAGCCCGGATTCGTAGGGCGCGAACACGTCGGTGAACGCGGTTTGGGAGCGGGGTTCGAGCGCGAAGGTGTCCGGCGTCGCCTCGAAGCGGATGATGTTGTTGCGTAACACGTTACCGTCCTGATAAGCGAACGTCACAAACAGGTAGCCGCGCGCGGGTTCCAGACAGATGCCGGCCAGCCCATATTCCGCCTGCTTGGCGGGCGGTTCCGTGTCGAATTCCGTCTCCAGAAAGCCCTCGGCAAAGGCGTAAACCGTGCGGTCGTTGGTCACCACCTTGATCTTGCCGCGCAGTTCGGTGACGAAATACAGCGGATCTTTCGGGTCCGGCCCGGGATCGGGCACGAATGCGATGGCGGTAGGATACTGGTAGCCTGTCGTGTCGATGGCTAGCGAAAAGCCCTCCTCGACCGCCCAGTCATTTTTCCAGCCCGACGTCGTGTAGCCGGATTTTTTCTGAACCTCCGCCTCGTCAAGACTAAGCTCGGCATTCGCCGCGAAATTGCCGGCCACAAGCACCACCATGCCGGCGAAAAAACTACTGACTGCACGCAACGATAATGTTCGCATTATTTCTCCTCCTCTTGTCGTGCCGCGCAGGTGCGCGGCATCCCCTCATAATCGCGAGTTATTTATGATTCAGGCGCGATTGCGGCCATTGGCAGCAATGTCGACTCTGGACAACGGCCCCTGCCGCGTCCCATCTTTTGAGTAACTGTTTGCCGCTTACTACCGTACGCGCGCGTCAGTTATAGTAACGGGCTCGCGCGCAGCCGGCTTCCCTGATCGCCACACGCATTTTCAATACGTATGTAAGCCACTGGCAAGGCTACGTCAAGCGCGCCACGATAACGATATTGGCGCCAATGGGTCACTCGAGAGTGCGCGGGCCCGAACTACAGCTCGCGCCAGCTATACTGTCTCGACGCACCTTGGGAATTGCCGGCATGACGCGCGGAATCTTGATGTTGTTTATGTTGATGTTTGCGGTCCGCGCGTCGGCGGCGGAAATCTACACCTGGACGGACGCGGCGGGCTTGAAACACTTCAGCGACGTGCAGCCCGCCTCTGGACAGGATGCGAAGATCATCGTCGTCGAGCCAACGCCGGCCGCGGCCGATCCGGCCGCCGCGCGCGCCCGCGCAATGCAGCAACTGGAGCGCCAGCGCGAAGCGGTCAAGGCGTTGCGGCGCGCGCAGAATCCGCCGCGCGTCCCGCCACCAATCTCCAGACAAGTCATGACCGTGCAGGCGTACGAGCAGGCGCGCCAGGGCATTCGCACAGCGTGGCAGAACAAAGACATCAACAAGGCGCAGGAAGCCGCGTTGTACCTGGATCTGGAACGGCGGCGCCTCGGCCTGTCATCCGCCGATGCCGAACGCTCTCCGGTTCAAATCTCGAACGCGAAAGAAATTACCGGCCGCGCCTACGTGTTCGACGGCGATACGCTCGACATCAGTGGCACGCGCATCCGGCTATTCGGCATGGACGCAGTGGAGAAATCCCAGCTTTGCGCGCGCCCCCACGAACAGTGGCCTTGCGGGCAAGAGGCGACCGCCGCGCTCAAACAGCGCATCGGCTCGACGATGATCCAGTGCAGCGCGCGTGACCGCGACAACTACGACCGCATGCTGGCGGTGTGCGATGTCGCCGGCGAGGACCTGAACGCGTGGATGGTGCGGCAGGGCTGGGCGGTAGCGTACACGCGCTATTCCAAAGATTACGTCTCGCAGGAAGCCGAGGCGCGCGCCCTCAAACGCAACATCTGGAGCGGCACGTTTGTTCCCCCGGAAGAGTACAGACACGGCGGGAGCCGATTGCCCAGCGAGTAAGCCACATCGATGTCATCTCGAGCCCTTCACTGTGTTCAGAGCCTGCCCTGAGTTTGCGAACGGGATAAACTCCGCGAGAGATCTTTATGTGGGCCCCATCGACGGCATGGGGTCAAGATTTCTCCCGGAGCCTGCCCCGAGTGAACCCGAGGGGGTCGAAATGACAAGAAACACTTAATCGGAGTTTCCCCTAATATTCGCCGCCAGCGTCCACTAATCCGGCGTATTCTCCCGCAATTCCTCCAGCCATACCGTCGCCTCGGAATCCGAAGGCGCGCGCCAGTCGCCTCTGGGTGAGAGCGAGCCGCCCGAGCCGACCTTGGGGCCGTTCGGCAGGCAGGAGCGCTTGAACTGGCTGGTCTTGAAGAAACGGTAGAGAAACACTTCCAGCCATTTCTTTATCGTCGGCAGATCGTAGTCGTGCCGCGCCTCCGCGGACAAACCCTCGGGCCAGTCGCCTTTGGTTTTGTCGCCCCATGCGCTCAAGGCCAGAAACGCCACCTTGCTGGGCCGGAAGCCGAAGCGCAGCACGTAGTAGAGATTGAAATCCTGCAACGCGTACGGGCCGATTTTTTCCTGGGTGCTCTGCGCCGGGCGGTCGTTGTCGTCATCTCCGGGCACGAGTTCCGGCGAGATCTCGGTGTCGAGGATGGCCTGCAAGGTGTCACTCGTCTCTGAGTCGAACTGCCGCGAACCGATCACCCAGCGGATCAGGTGCTGAATGAGTGTTTTCGGCACCGAAGCATTCACGTTGTAGTGCGACATGTGATCGCCCACGCCGTAGGTCGCCCAGCCCAGCGCCAGTTCGCTCAAATCTCCCGTACCGAGCACCAGCCCTTGATGCAGGTTGGCGAGTCGAAACAGATGCGAGGTGCGCTCGCCCGCCTGCACGTTCTCGAACGTAACGTCATACACCGCCTCGCCCGCGGCGTATGGGTGGCCGATGTCTTTGAGCATCTGTACACATGACGGCCTGATATCGATCTCACTCGCGGTCACCCCCAGCGAGCGCATCAGCTTGTGCGCGTTGTCGAGCGTGCCGGTGCTGGTCGCAAATCCCGGCATCGTGTAAGCGAGAATGTTCTGGCGTGGCACTCCCAGCCGATCCATTGTTCTGGCCGCCACGATCAGCGCATGAGTGGAGTCCAGTCCGCCGGACACGCCGATGACGATCCGTTCGATGCCGGCGCTGGTGAGCCGTTTCATAAGTCCGTGCACCTGAATGTTGTACGCCTCGAAGCAGCGTTCGTCGCGCGCTTGCGCGTCGTTGGGCACGTAGGGGAAGCGCTCGATGCGCCGCACCAGCGGGATTTCGCCCGTCGGCGCTTCGAACTCGAATGAAACGCGGCGCATGCCCCGCACGCGCTCCAGATGCGCGCCGACGGCATCGTTGAAGCTGGTCATGCGCATGCGTTCCTGCGCGAGTCGTTCGAGATCGATGTCGGCGGTAATGATTTGCTCGTCCGAGGAGAAACGCTGGGCTTCGGCCAGCAGTTCGTTGTTCTCGTAAATGATGGCGTGCCCGTCCCAGGCCAGATCGGTGGTGGACTCGCCAGGCCCGGCCGCGGAGTATAGGTAAGCCGCGAGGCACTTGCCCGACTGCGAGGCGCACAGGTCGCGGCGATAATCGGCCTTGCCGATCGTGATGTTGCTGGCCGAAAGATTCGCCAGCACGGTCGCGCCGGCCAGCGCGGCGTAGGTGCTGGGCGGTATGGGTGCGTACAAATCCTCGCATATCTCCACGTGCAGCGAGAAATCCTTGACGTTCGCCGCATTGAAGATCAGATCGTTGCCGAAAGGGGCGCACTCGCCCGCGAATACAACGTCCGTCGCGACGGCGTCGCGCGCGGAGGTGAACTGGCGCTTCTCATAAAACTCGCGGTAGTTGGGCAGATAGGACTTGGGCGCCACGCCCAGCAAACGCCCGCGGTAGACGACGAACGCGCAGTTGAACAGTTTGCCCTCGAATCGCAGCGGCGCGCCGACCAGCAACACGGGCGAAAGATCGCTGCTCTCCGCGACAAGGTGCGCGAGCGCGGCTTCGACAGCGTCCAGCAACGCATCCTGATGAAACAGGTCTTCGTTGGAATAGGCCGAAATACCGAGCTCTGGAAACAGCGCGACCGCTGCGTTCATCTCCGAGGCGCGACACGCCAGACCCACGGTTTGCTTTACATTGAACGCGGGGTCGGCCACGCGCACGAACGGCACGCACACCGCCGTGCGGATGAACCTGTGGGTGTAGATCGACAAAAACGGTTGAGGCATAACGCCGACCTTTGGTTGTACGCGATAACGTCTAGTTTCGACTTTTACGCACCGCGCGTCGAGGCGTAAGCTCTGCGGCAACTCCATGCAATGAAACAATGGCATGCCAAGCACCCTGAGTTGTTTCATCGTAAGCCTTATAATCGTCCTGGACTTGACAACTAGGCCAGCAGCTTATTCATCAACTCGGCCTTGTTGTGCACCTTCTCGTAGATCCTGCGGACATGAGTGACGACGGTATGTTCGCTCATGCCCATGCGTCTGGCGATCTCGGCTTGAGTGTGGTTGGCAGCCAACAGCAGACAAATGTCCATCTTCCAGCGCGAAAGCGGGAACTGCTCCAGCTTGGCGATCAGCTTGACCGCCAACGACACCTCATGCTGGATTGTGATGCCGATCAAAGTTGATAAATCGGGCGTTCCTTTGGTAAACCGATAGGTTCGGAAGCTGAATCTACCCCAGGGATTACGGTGATGCCACCCCAATTAGATAATTCACAATAGCTTTACGATCATGAGCGACCGCAATCCACATGGCATCGTAATTCTCGAAGGTGGACGCTTTCTTCAAAGTAAGAGTTGGATCGCCGCCGTTATGTATCAGTAGCTTGAAAAGCTCCAAGTGACCGATCTGTGCAGCGAATAGGGTGGGCGTCCACTCGTAAAGGTCATGAGGCTCAACTTTATATCGACAGTTGGGATTTGCTTTGCTAGCCAGCAATACATGGATAACCGCGATGTAATCTTCTGACGCCCGGGAAAAATACTCTGCAACGCCCTCGAAGATCGCGCGACCTCTGGGCTTTCTCATCATCGACATGGCTGCCTCATGGCGATAGTCGGCTAAGTCAGTATCCGAGATTGCGCCGAGTTTTGCATCTTGCGCCGTGGCGCGACCACCTCCGCTGATCCAGCGTTCTAAGTCGGCGGTGAACTGGTTTCGCTGCATACGCCGCCCGAATAAATTCACGGTCAGCCATTTCATTGGCAATTTGTAAGGGTGTTTCTCGGCCAGTGCCGGCCGGACGGTTTACAGTATCCTTGGTTAGGGGTTGCCGGAGGATCTCGTGGAGAATCGCCGGGTCCTTTTGGTTTCTTGCGCGCTGAAGCGCAAAGAGTAGCGGCCCTTCACCTGATTCTGGTATCACGGTATTCACATCGCCACCGGCCGCCAGCATCTGCCGCACTTCAGCAAGGGTGCCGCGCATGATAGTGTCCATAAATGGCGTTCGCCGCGTTCGACCATCAGCAAACTTCATCTTGCGATTCGGTGCCCTAAGCGCTTTAGCGTCGAGTTTGAATTCCCCGTCGACTATCTCAATGCCCAGCAACACCCTGTCATTGGCCTTTTGCGGATAGAACATCCGCTGAAAACCGAAGGCGAGGCGCCGTCGCTCCTGCTCGTCCAGCTCGCGCTTCGGCAGGTTGTTCAAGCCAAGCAGAAACGTTTTGTCCCAGTAATGCTTTGCTGCCACTTGATCACCGACGCCCACGGCATAAAGCAGCGCTTCCTCCAGAATGAGTTTCTGGTTCGACCCAGCACACCACCAACATCCGCTGACGGCGTTCCGATAAAGTTGCGTTGCTGAGATGACATCGCCTTGCATTGCAGCGAGTCTTGCTTGGCATCCGTCATGAAGATACTGATAGCGACGTCTTATGTGTTCATTCTTATCGGCAAATAAACTCGCGAATGCCTCGATACGGGCATTGATGGCCTGAATGTCGAGTGGTCGATCTGCAAATAAGCGGCCGATATCCTGAAGAGTGGGAATCGCGAGGTGGCGTACGCCGTCCTCGCCCGCCTTATAAGCTAACGTCTGGAGTGTCTCAATAGCATCTTCCAGC includes:
- a CDS encoding PQQ-dependent sugar dehydrogenase, whose translation is MRTLSLRAVSSFFAGMVVLVAGNFAANAELSLDEAEVQKKSGYTTSGWKNDWAVEEGFSLAIDTTGYQYPTAIAFVPDPGPDPKDPLYFVTELRGKIKVVTNDRTVYAFAEGFLETEFDTEPPAKQAEYGLAGICLEPARGYLFVTFAYQDGNVLRNNIIRFEATPDTFALEPRSQTAFTDVFAPYESGLSHQIGQCQISNDMLYVGVGDGFNEPTSSQRMDTFRGKMLRMTLDGQPAPGNPFYENDAIAHAAHYVLAYGLRNPFGLEIVDGRALVAENGVHSDRFFELDPGRNYLWDGSDMSIAANADYVFLESVGPGQIDYYQRPEPAFPAALEDQFYVALSS
- a CDS encoding thermonuclease family protein; this encodes MTRGILMLFMLMFAVRASAAEIYTWTDAAGLKHFSDVQPASGQDAKIIVVEPTPAAADPAAARARAMQQLERQREAVKALRRAQNPPRVPPPISRQVMTVQAYEQARQGIRTAWQNKDINKAQEAALYLDLERRRLGLSSADAERSPVQISNAKEITGRAYVFDGDTLDISGTRIRLFGMDAVEKSQLCARPHEQWPCGQEATAALKQRIGSTMIQCSARDRDNYDRMLAVCDVAGEDLNAWMVRQGWAVAYTRYSKDYVSQEAEARALKRNIWSGTFVPPEEYRHGGSRLPSE
- a CDS encoding NAD(+) synthase, with the translated sequence MPQPFLSIYTHRFIRTAVCVPFVRVADPAFNVKQTVGLACRASEMNAAVALFPELGISAYSNEDLFHQDALLDAVEAALAHLVAESSDLSPVLLVGAPLRFEGKLFNCAFVVYRGRLLGVAPKSYLPNYREFYEKRQFTSARDAVATDVVFAGECAPFGNDLIFNAANVKDFSLHVEICEDLYAPIPPSTYAALAGATVLANLSASNITIGKADYRRDLCASQSGKCLAAYLYSAAGPGESTTDLAWDGHAIIYENNELLAEAQRFSSDEQIITADIDLERLAQERMRMTSFNDAVGAHLERVRGMRRVSFEFEAPTGEIPLVRRIERFPYVPNDAQARDERCFEAYNIQVHGLMKRLTSAGIERIVIGVSGGLDSTHALIVAARTMDRLGVPRQNILAYTMPGFATSTGTLDNAHKLMRSLGVTASEIDIRPSCVQMLKDIGHPYAAGEAVYDVTFENVQAGERTSHLFRLANLHQGLVLGTGDLSELALGWATYGVGDHMSHYNVNASVPKTLIQHLIRWVIGSRQFDSETSDTLQAILDTEISPELVPGDDDNDRPAQSTQEKIGPYALQDFNLYYVLRFGFRPSKVAFLALSAWGDKTKGDWPEGLSAEARHDYDLPTIKKWLEVFLYRFFKTSQFKRSCLPNGPKVGSGGSLSPRGDWRAPSDSEATVWLEELRENTPD